The following DNA comes from Camelina sativa cultivar DH55 chromosome 14, Cs, whole genome shotgun sequence.
TTGCAGCTTCCTGATCAATGAATACTAGATCAGACGTGTATCACAGACAGAGAGCCAaaacaagaaggaaaagaaacGCACCTGGCGCAAATCAAGTTTCATCAAAACCATGCCAAAGGTAGCAACTCTACGGATCAGATCAGAAAGCCGGCCATCGGCTAATACTCCGGCATCAGATGATTGCTGAGAAAAGAACAAATTTCACGTATCaagttcatgatttttttaatgcaaaGACAACTTCGCATCAGGCAATATCCTACCAGAGATTCATAGCAGAGGAGTAGCGGTTCCAGAAGTTGGTCTGATGTTTCATAGTAATCCCAAGGATCGTATTCACAAGGGAGACCCTCAAGAAGAAGTTCCAGAAGTCTCCGTGTCTTCAGAAGCTGTAATCACAGATCATTAATGGTAAGAGTCATTTTACTCAAGATAATAGAATTTCTCAAGATGGttataaatttgtaatagtGACAAGACTGGTAAATTATTTACATGTAGCTCAAGATAAATGCCCTGAACAATTAGACATGAACGCTTTTCACATTTTTACGATGCTAAATCCGGCTCTTTGCATGAACTTAACGAGAACAATTTAGAAGGATCAGCACCTTTTCCTTTACTTCTCCAAGAACAATCCGATAAGGAGCAATTCCAGCTCGTTTTGGTGGAGTTGGTTCTAATAGCTTCTGAAAACTGGTCCTCCCATTCTGAGACTCCGCAAATAGTTTCTTCTGAAGAAGTTGAGAACTCGAGGAAGAAGAACCTCGGGGAGTAAGACTTTGCTGAGAGCCATTAGAGTTGACGGAAGTTCCATTTGCTATCCTTATTTGCAAACTTTGGCCTGAGCCATTACTAGAAATCCCCTGAACTTCctatttaaggaaaaaaatcaaacgaaCTATCAAAAACAGACAAACTCAGACAGAGTATATTTACTGGAAAAAAACAAGTCAAACATATGTCAGAGTCTCTAAAGCTATGCCTCACCTGACGATTGAGTGGCATATAATCTGTCATAGGAACTTCAAGTTTGGGATACTGTGATTCACCACATTCTGCAAGTTGGACATTGGAAACTTAGTAAGATGAGGCGTGAATATAGAAGAAAATCTGTACCACTGTACGCATGCTTTAGTAGTTTTATAAGAAGAGGGTAGCCTATGCATGAAAACGTTTACCAGCGCATGAGGGGAGGTCAGCTCTAGGTGGAAGTTGAGTAGGTAGAGATAAGCCCTGCTGGCTTGGAATTTTTTGTTGGCTTCTACCAACATGTGGACCCCTACTTTCAAGGTGCTCTTGAGCAGATGCTTCTGAGGAGAAAAATGAACATGTTGAAGTTTTGTGTtctcaagaatcaagaaaaaacagagacgTGAGATGTCCCCCAGTAGCATACCTTTTTCAAGAATCTCATCTGCCAATCTTGATAATCTATCGCTGCATCGATTCATAGACAATTCAAATCTTAAGCTATCGATCTCTCTTATGTACAGATCAATAGCCATCCACCTAGACATTAGTGATACTTCTTTGGTGACCTgaaaatttattgataaaaaccATGTGTGTTAGCAAGTTAATCTTAATATCTCTCTATACCAGCCAAATAGTAACCCTGTCTTAAAACCATGTAGCAATACCAGGCGAAGCTCGCATTCTCACCAATACATAAAGTGATTATTCAGGGGAACCAAACTTTATTGAAGGCTCACCTTCGCCGTGACATTTGGATTTCCATCTCTATCACCACCCATCCAGGAACCAAACTTTATTGGGGTACAAGTTAATGGGAGTGGCTTCCCCGTGAGCTGAAGAGGACATAGGAATGTCATTTTGTCAGTATAAAGTAACTTTAGCAATCAGACTTTGCAATAAATGAGAAAAACAAGTAAAACCTTCTTCAAAGAACTGCTGACACGACGCAAGTAATGTGGTACAGCTTTCCAAAGGGATTGCTCAACAATGTTCAGACCTGACACAAGGGAATAACACATGCTTGGAGCACAACGTTTATTTATCAAAGTAAAGGTCTCAGACATTTACAAACTTTTAGTTAGCATACCAGCCCTAGCTTCATCAACAGGAGTAGGTTTCTGACGTCTAAGTTCATCAGTCTGCCACAGTGAAGTTACCTCCCTAACCTTTTAAACGAAATGAAATTATATTAGCTATACATACTACTCAGCAGAGAGACTCGGAGAATATGTTGAGGAAGAAAGTACCAGATCCTCAATAACCGTTTCTCGATCTTCAAGTCCAAGGTCTGGTCTATCGTTATATTCTAGAAGGTGCTGCAAGTAGTATCTTATTTCAATTCAAAAGTACAAAAGACCATAAACCTAAGGTTACTTGCGATAAGTATAGCAATCAATGTCAGCAGTAGCAACAACTTACAGCCATTCTAATATGTTTGTACTGCAAGGTTCGCCGGTTGATTTGAGTGGGGTGTGCAGTAAGAACAATTTCAACCCCCTGTATTGGATAAAGTTTAGTAAATTGGCTTTACTTTGCactgaaatgggaatctttgagcTTAATCTTGCAGTTGAAAGTTACCAATCTATCAGAAATATCGAAACGGAATGAAATAACTGGTAAAGATGAAAAGAGTACGAcagcaagaaaaacaatgaAGTATACCTGCTTGCAAACTGTGTCGTAGAGCTCATCAGGGGAAATTCCACCTTGCAATAGCTTACTGAACACATCGTTGCATGATCTTGAAAGTTGTGGAACATTACAGACTTTACGAACTCTGAAATTGAACGATCAACCAATCTTTTAGGCTTCAAAGAGGGGTTAAGTaaagcaaaacataaaaattctCGCAAGTATCCTCCAAACTTCATTTTGTAACAACGATCATAGACTAAAATGTTAGTTAACCTGTGATGAGTTTCAGCAATCCCcatcaaattaagaaaatggCTGAACGCACGAGCCAGTGTCAATGCTTCCTCCAGTGACATCTTGGATATTTCAGAAGTCAGTTGCTTCTCCAAAAGCTCAGCTGTATCTTCAATACCAGCAAGACGAAGATTTAAAGCACTCTGAAAGATcaaaagcaaaaaccaaaatagTATCATCATTCACAGGGTCGACGATAGCAAGAAAGAAACTTCATCGTAAGATTCCAGAATCCAACTAAGGGAAAACGagaacaaaaacacataaatcaGATCTTAAACGAATCGAGCACTCTCGACTGTGtgaaccaaaaacacaaacacgaaatatcgaacaacaaaccaaaaacactttTCGTCAACCACAAGCAATTCGTAAAAACTATATATCCATTTCCTTTTCAAACAAACCGATCATAAATCATATCGTTCTTCCACCTtctatgtcaaaaaaaaaaaaacgaatcaaacacaGCGTCAGAATCCATTCTCAGTTCTCCAGGCGGATCGGAGAAAGAACGGTACCGCTgctccaaccaaaaaaaaaaatcacaacggAGGTTCGaaaacagagagatagagagaagtcaaaaaaagaagcaagaaaaaaaaaacacctgaGCGAGAATACGAGTCCGTTCGATTTTCTCCATGAAATCGGAGCCAACTTCTCTGAGCAAGACGTCGTTGAAGAGACTACCGAGCAACTTACAGTCATCTTCGAAGCTCTGAAACGAAATCTCCTCCGCGATATCGTCCGTCGTATCCGTCATCGTTGTTAGATTCCCCCTGATAACCTAACTTTGACCGTCGTTGACTAGACCTGTGTGGGAGAGAgtgtgaagaagagagagagatctttttttgttttgtgaagaAATTGCCGTACAAAGCGAGTGATATATCTGGTCTGTTGTAGGTAGGACCTACGTACAATTTCCTAAAGCTATCAGATATTGACACGCGTCCTTTCGCAACTGTGAATAATATGGCGGTGTCAATGTGTGTGATTCCCAATTTTGGACtgttttgatcttttttcttttttttttttccaaattaagTTGAAGtgtatgagaaaatttatattttaactgaaaaacaaaagaaaattcgtTACAGATCTTTCCAAACAAAAATGGGCAAAATCTTTACAaaacttttaaccaaaaaaaatatgaaatgaagATAGAAACGTTACTACAGCTCATGGGAACTCATATCTCATTTATGAGTTATTGATGAGGACTGATTCTGAAACTGGACGGATTTTGacgattttaaaaagtttaaggtgggtaatactatatatatatccattatGTTACACTTTAGCTCAATTATTAAAAGGTTGTAATCATGTCTCATAGATGATTGGTTCTTTTGTTCCCTCTTATAATGATGGTATAGAGCGCGGCCAAAATATACTAGTTTTGTGGATAAACTATAGACTCTAAATTATTTCCAACTTGAACTGTGATTTTTAAAGATCCTATACGTCATTTTCGTTACAGACCATCTATACGTATATGAACAAAAACCACTGTCCTAGTCTCCCTTAAACATGAATAATTGAATATAATATAAGTCCAAATCCTATTGGGAAATtgacaaaattataagtttAAATTAAAATGGAACGTAAAGTATATTATAACTAttgatgttaaaaaaagaataagtgtGGATATTGATTGTTGGTGTCGGATATATATTGCACAATTCGACTCAGTTCATTATTAAGCTTGTCAACTGGGTGAGGTAAAAAAATGTCAAGATtcacataaatttagtttgtgAATGGTCAAATATAATGAACATAAATTTCTTGAGATTTAATTATCGAATTAAAGAACATTAAGGGGGAGATGGAGTTATGAATTAATTGGAAATGTAGGTTTTGCTATCCttggcaaataataaaaacctAGAAAAACTTTTTATTCATCATCACTATTTTTATTGTATCCGtccaaaatcatcaacaaagaAACACTTTTACACATTGTTCTTTCATCTTTACTCCAATTTGATTACATGTCATCTATAAACCTCCAACTAGACTTGAAGTTAGGTAAGTTGTCTCTTGGTTGTCCATCCTTCTTTACCTTGACATTGTTAGTTGAAAGTACGGAGGATGAACACAAGTGAAAGTGTGAATGCAAATTAGGCTAGctggaaacaaaaaagattacCATTGACAGTGAAAAAAATGAAGCGAATAAGTAGGTTCCTAAGATAGCAGAGAATCTTGTTTGAACTAATCGAAAATGTTTTAAGTAATTTACTGCATTATTTCTAGCCCGTTTTGTTATCTATCTCTACAAACTATTGCTGGTGCATTTTTGcaagttttgcatttttcaCTGTTCGTTCATGATGTGATCGTCTTCCTTTTCTATGTACACTTATGTGATACTCTTCTATGTATACTTCCTTTTCTATGTATATTcgattaataatattattttggtctttttggcAATCTTACTTTAGGATTGGTGGTATGACAAGAAGTTCCATTTGTGGAAAACGCAATGGTAACAACCCCCTATGATATGCTAGGAGTTCTCTATATTGTTTAGCAATTAGAAACCCACTTTGTGAATTTATTACCATTATGGCAACATAGTGGTAATCTTTTTATCCAAACTCGCATTCAAACGTTGACTTTGGCTCATTCTAGGCTTTCACAAATAAATCGAGATTTTATTTATACCAAAAAGGACATTACCGAAGTTTGACATTTGATTGCGGGTTCGAGAGATTAAgttaaaaaggtaaataaatataaccaaGAGAGATATAACCTAttggtttaaaactttaaattaaagAGACTTCAAACCACATGTTATGTATCCTCTCTCAGAACAAACGAACAAGTTTCCACCTCTCTTTAATTTCATCTCCTACTTAAATCTCTTTATATtatcaccaaaatgcacttcaTCTATGAGTCTCTTTATTAGAACTTCTAAATAATTTCCATACATCAATAACACCACCAACCAAAGCATTTGCTTCAGCTAACTTAGACTCACAAAGTCACATATACATTTCTTACAGCAAGTCACAATCACACTTTTATCATCCAAATGTCCTTGTTACAAATACTGTTAGAGTTTAAAGCCATAATTttgaaacaagatttttttaCTAGATAGAGACCCTAGAAAATCAAGCAACATAAGAAACATAAGAGGACCCGTATCAGGAAACACACTGAGAGTTTCCCCTATTGTTTGTGATGTGGAAGATAACTTGTTTCCCGGAAAATCCAAAACAGGAGAAAACCAATTATTATGTAACAACAAAAGAAGCATAAAAAGTGTTCAACACATGCTTCATAAAGAAAACAACCACAAAAATGGCATCATACCTCAAAAGCCCATAGATTGCCAAATCCAAAGAGTCTCCTCATTCCAATTTATGTGTTTTCATGGTTTCGTGAGGTCACGAGTGCAAATGTTCCAAAGGCACAGGGTTAATTATGTAATCAGAGTCGCGAACACGAGCCGAGCAATTGGAGTGGCTCATGGCTCGCTCGTGGTTTTGTTTGCCTAAAACACACCATTCAGGTGAAATTACGAAAGAGGTCGTGCACGTGTACACGTGGCAGACTAATATTAGTGGTTAAATAAAAGTCAATGGAGCTACACCAGGCTAATATGGTCAGATAggtatattttaatgttttctctGAATTGGGCTTTTTACGGGAATggataataaaaaagagagatgcTCGATCTCCCCAAATTAGAGTAAACCCTAATCGTTTCTTCTGtagctttttttctctctctctctgttgaagaagaagaagaagaagaagaagaagaagaaggggatcCAAAGAACCTTGAgtgtgtgtgtttgtcgtcTCTTGActtgtagtatttttttctctcgtgaatctctctctttgtctgtGATTTCTTCGGCGAAGAGAGACATAGATCGGATATGGCGGCTGAGAATACGGGTGCGAAATCGAGCCCCGGTGCGGATTCTTACGTCGGGAGCTTGATTAGTTTGACGTCTAAGAGCGAGATCAGATACGAAGGGATCCTTTACAATATTAATACAGATGAATCTAGTATCGGACTTCAAAACGGTACGATTTCGTTTTCCACTTCTCCGTTGTTGGATAATTTAATTAGATGCGTAGTCTGATTCCGGTGGTGTGTTCTCTTTCTGATTTGGTAGGaactcaattgttttttttttgtttggttagtcTCGTGAAATTTTGCTCCAATCTTGAACTGTTTTAGCTCGATTTGAAATAGATGTTGTTCTTGTGCTTGTAATTCATGTAAAAGAAGTGTTCATGTCTACTATCCAAGCTATTGAATTGTAATTGCGATGCCTTAAAGTGGCTGATGGGGTAGCTTTTGGTGAGATTGATATGTTCTGATCCCTGAAAATTTCTTCTGTGTGTAGTTCGATCATTTGGAACTGAAGGAAGGAAAAAAGATGGTCCGCAAGTTCCTCCAAGTGAAAAAGTTTATGAGTACATATTGTTCCGTGGAACTGATATCAAGGTATCCCTAGCAGGATTATGCTAATGCTTTTATGTAATCAGTTTATTAGTGTCGTCAGCCTCCACACTTTGGACTCTAATTGTTCTTGTTGCTGTTGGCAGGATTTGCAAGTCAAAGCTTCTCCACCAGTTCAGCCTCCTCCACCTACTATAAATAATGACCCTGCTATAATTCAGGTGAATGTTAGAAATGTTGTAGGATATTATTTTCTGTGATTTTACAGTCAATTGATTTGATTCGTCCTCATTCTCCACTCTTCATTCTTTTGCAGTCTCACTTCCCTGGCCCGATTCCAACATCTGGTAGCTTGCCTTCTACCGCGAGTGGGTCACTGCCTGACATTAGTTCTCATAATGGACAACCTGGACAACACGGGATGGGATTTCAAAACACAATGCCTTTGTATCAGCCTAGTGGAAATCTTGCTTCATGGGGAGCATCGCCACAACCGCCAATGTATTGGCAAGGATTCTACACCCCACCTCCCAGTGGCCTTCCCCAATTGCATCAACAGTCTCTGATTCGACCCCCTCATGGGCTGCCAATGCCCAATTCTCTGCAGCAACCCCTGCAATATCCTAACTTTAATACCCCTCCACCTACTGGTCCATCAAATATGCAGGGTTCGAGCTTGCCAGAACCACCCTCGTCATTATTTCCTTTTAGTACTAGTTCTCAAATTCTAGCACCTAGTTCATTGCCTTTCCCTGCTCTACCACCTGTGACGCTGTCGTCAAGCCTGCAATCTACACTGCAATCAGCACCATCTCCTTCACTAGCTTCAGAGATGGCACCTCCGTTACTCTCGAACAAAGCTCCTATTACTGCGCCTCCTACCCTACCGCAGGATACTACTGTGCTTCCCTTTTCTTTATCAACCACTAGAGCCACAGAAGCAAGTCCTGGCCTTTCATTGCCTAACAAGTCTAGTGTAGTTACTGGTCCAATTTCTCAGCCGCAGGCAACACCATTAACATCTGCTCCTGCTGCTGGAGTTTCTAGTTCCAATAGCCAAGATAAGCCAAAACCTTTGTTGGTTACTCCTGGCCAACTGCTGCAGTCTGGATCCTCTGCAGTCTCTTTGTCCCCACCCTCTACAAATGCAGATAAAGATGTTGAGGTGGTTCAAGTATCATCATCAGCTGGGTTGGAACAATCTGTTCCAGTTACATCCGAAGCCCAACCTCCAATACTGCCATTGCCTTCCTCTGCGAGGCCAACTCAgaaggttttatatatattgccaAATCTTAATAGATATATCATGATATGATCTTACATTTGCTAATGTCTGAGATAGCTGGAATAACGTTTAACTGTTATCTAATTGAACCTGTAGTAATGctcattttatttttccatacTATGTCTCCTTGGTGTAGTAGATTTTACCGTACACGTCAACCTATAAAGTCTTCTTGGTGATAACAGTTTTAACTGATTTGCTGTTGTTTTTCCTCAGCCAAACGGGCATTCTTTCCCAACTCATAATGGTTACAGGGGAcgtggaagaggaagaggaagaggagcagGGGTAATATTCTTCTCACTGATTTGTATAATGTGACGAGGCATTTGTTTGTTTCTACCGAGGAAAAGATCTactagttaaaaatatattatgaactATAGCCATGTATGCTAATAATTTTCCTTGTTGGCAGAGATCACACCAGGTAATGAAGTTCACTGAAGATTTTGATTTCACCGCGATGAATGAAAAGTTCAACAAGGATGAAGTATGGGGTCATCTTGGGAAGAGTTCTACCCttgatggtgatgaagatgatgattccCCGATTGTAGATGAGGCTGAGCTGC
Coding sequences within:
- the LOC104743532 gene encoding phosphoenolpyruvate carboxylase 4-like, with product MTDTTDDIAEEISFQSFEDDCKLLGSLFNDVLLREVGSDFMEKIERTRILAQSALNLRLAGIEDTAELLEKQLTSEISKMSLEEALTLARAFSHFLNLMGIAETHHRVRKVCNVPQLSRSCNDVFSKLLQGGISPDELYDTVCKQGVEIVLTAHPTQINRRTLQYKHIRMAHLLEYNDRPDLGLEDRETVIEDLVREVTSLWQTDELRRQKPTPVDEARAGLNIVEQSLWKAVPHYLRRVSSSLKKLTGKPLPLTCTPIKFGSWMGGDRDGNPNVTAKVTKEVSLMSRWMAIDLYIREIDSLRFELSMNRCSDRLSRLADEILEKEASAQEHLESRGPHVGRSQQKIPSQQGLSLPTQLPPRADLPSCAECGESQYPKLEVPMTDYMPLNRQEVQGISSNGSGQSLQIRIANGTSVNSNGSQQSLTPRGSSSSSSQLLQKKLFAESQNGRTSFQKLLEPTPPKRAGIAPYRIVLGEVKEKLLKTRRLLELLLEGLPCEYDPWDYYETSDQLLEPLLLCYESLQSSDAGVLADGRLSDLIRRVATFGMVLMKLDLRQEAARHSEALDAITTYLDMGTYSEWDEDKKLEFLTKELKGKRPLVPPNIEVGPEVKEVLDTFRVAAELGSESLGAYVISMASNASDVLAVELLQKDARLAVSGELGRPCPAGTLRVVPLFETVKDLRGAGSVIRKLLSIDWYREHIQKNHTCHQEVMVGYSDSGKDAGRFTAAWELYKAQEDVVAACNEFGIKITLFHGRGGSIGRGGGPTYLAIQSQPPGSVMGTLRSTEQGEMVQAKFGLPQTAVRQLEIYTTAVLLATLQPPQPPREEKWRSLMEDLRKELLTTEKYVLVISGHEKLSENNRSLKKLIESRLPYLNPMNMLQVEILKRLRRDDDNNKLRDALLITINGIAAGMRNTG
- the LOC104741259 gene encoding protein decapping 5, encoding MAAENTGAKSSPGADSYVGSLISLTSKSEIRYEGILYNINTDESSIGLQNVRSFGTEGRKKDGPQVPPSEKVYEYILFRGTDIKDLQVKASPPVQPPPPTINNDPAIIQSHFPGPIPTSGSLPSTASGSLPDISSHNGQPGQHGMGFQNTMPLYQPSGNLASWGASPQPPMYWQGFYTPPPSGLPQLHQQSLIRPPHGLPMPNSLQQPLQYPNFNTPPPTGPSNMQGSSLPEPPSSLFPFSTSSQILAPSSLPFPALPPVTLSSSLQSTLQSAPSPSLASEMAPPLLSNKAPITAPPTLPQDTTVLPFSLSTTRATEASPGLSLPNKSSVVTGPISQPQATPLTSAPAAGVSSSNSQDKPKPLLVTPGQLLQSGSSAVSLSPPSTNADKDVEVVQVSSSAGLEQSVPVTSEAQPPILPLPSSARPTQKPNGHSFPTHNGYRGRGRGRGRGAGRSHQVMKFTEDFDFTAMNEKFNKDEVWGHLGKSSTLDGDEDDDSPIVDEAELPKIDVKPVYNKDDFFDSLSSNNIDRESQNARPRFSEQRKLDTETFGEFSRFRGGRGGRGGYGRNGYSRGGYGGRGYGGYGGRGGGGGGYGYGGRGQGRGVSNRTS